Genomic DNA from Prunus persica cultivar Lovell chromosome G1, Prunus_persica_NCBIv2, whole genome shotgun sequence:
GTCCGTGGGAAGCAAGGTTGGCAGGGGCGATATGGCTGGGTTCGTGGGATGGGATGATGGCAAGGAAACCAGAGGTGACGGCAAGGAGTTTTGAGATGGAGAAGATGGCACGGGATCTGCTGGAGTATAAGATGGAGAGCGAATTGGGTTATTTTGGGCTGGGCTTGGGGAAGGGTTGATTTGTGGAGAGGCAAGCGGAATGGGGTCAGATTGGGGTGGACCTGTGGAAGTGCTGATTCGGTGAGAGAACAAGTTGGGCCCAAGGTCAGAGTGCGCAGCAGATGTGGGCTGGGCATCAGGTGCAATCTGAGGCTGCCGATAAGGAAAAGTGGTCTCATCAAAAGTCACATTCCTGGATATATAAACGCGACCTGAAATAGGATCAAGACAACGATAGCCTTTACAATGATCATCATAGCCAATAAAGACACATGGAACAGATTTAAAGGAGAGTTTATGCTTGTTGTATGGCACCATATGGGGAAAGCAAGTACAACCAAAACTTTTAAGAAAGGTATACTCCGGTGGGCGTTGAAGCAATTTCTCATAAGGAGACAAGTGGCCAAGCTGAGGAGTTGGTAATCGATTAATCAGAAAAACAGCAGTGGAAAAGGCTTCAACCCAAAAGTTATGGGGCAAGCGAGACTGAGCAAGCAAACAGAGGCCCATTGCGACAATATGCCGATGTTTCCTttccaccactccattttgttAGGGAGTGTATGGACATGAGATTTGATGAGAGATGCCATGATCACGTAAAAATGTCAGAAATAATTTGCTAGTGAattcaccaccaccatcaatcTGCAATTGTTTGATGCTAGAACTAAATCGATTTTCCACCATCTTTTTGAAATGAATAAATGTATGTAGAACATCTGATTTCTTAGCCAATGGATATAACCAAGTGAACCGAGTATGATCATCAACAATGGATTAATAATACCGATAACCGAAGTTGGAGGAAATCGGTGCAGGGCCCCATAAGTCCAAATGTAAAAGTGCGAATGGAAATTGTGCATGAGACTGTCTATATTCAAAAGGTAAGCGACAAGATTTTCCCAAAGGACAAATATGACACGGTTTATTGGGGATAATTGTACCATCAAGTGGTAAATGGTACTTATTCAACAACGTAGTAAACACTGAATGAGATGGGTGTCCAAGTCGTGCATGCCACACTTCCTGTGTTGTACGCTTTCCATAATAAGCAATCTGACGGGCAATATGAGGGGCTGTCTGAATATGATAAAGACCATCAGAGCTACTGCCAGTAAGGAGTACCGTCTCCGTCTTGTTGTCCTTTACACGAAAACCATTAGCATCCAACTCAAAGAAACAATCATTATCACAGCAGAAACGACGAATAGAGAGTTAATTTTTGCGGATCGCAGGCACACATAAGACTTCATTAAAATGTAATGACTTACGCAACCCAGGCAACGTTGTATTGCCAACATGTGTTATTGTTAACATATTTCCATTGCCAACAATAATTTTATCAGTACCTGTGTAAGGCTGAGCATTGGGAAGAGAGGTTGCGTTGGCTGTCATGTGGTGAGTGGCACCTAAATCAAAACACCAATTGAGGTTTGCCATATCAACAGGAGAAGGGGAAGAGGTTGCCAAATTTTCTGCCATGTATGCATGAGGTTTGCGGTCAGGACAAAAACGGGCTATGTGGCCTGGCTTGTCGCACCGAAAACAGATGACTTCACTTCGCTGGGTATTTGAATGGAACAATGAGTGGGCATTTGAGGAATTTCCTTCTGGTGTTGGAAGAATTGGAGGACGTCCATCGGAGAGAATCGCAGGAGAGGAAGTGATGGTTGCAGATTGTCTGTCGCGAGGTTGAGAGGCTTGATCTGGAGCCCAAGGTCCTTGATTTGGCTCCCAATGATCTGTTCTCCTGAATCCACGCCCGCTGTGCCCTTGATTCCAATTCCTTCCACGACCACGTCCTCTTCCAGATCCGGGATAAGGATTTTGATTGCGGCCAGGCATGTTAGAATTGGAGATGTGCTCGTTAGGCATACGGTCAGCAGCCATAGCAACGCCTGAAGCAACGTTAAGAGACATTCGTTTCTGTAGATGCTCTTCTCTTAGAGCTAGATCGTAGAATCGATCAAAATCAATATCAGGATGCAGATGAAGGGTTGTGGCTAACTCTTTGTATTCAAGGCCAAGTCCATCCAGGACATAACTGATGAgttcatcatcatccattGTTGCACCAGCTTGTGTGAGGGAATCAAAGAGTGATTTGGCATGATTGAGATAATCAGTTACAGTTGTGTTGTTGTCCTTTCTGAGAGTGCGAATTTGGTCTCGAAGAATTCGTACACGGGTACTAGCAAGAGGTGAGAGACGCTTGGCCAACATGGTCCAGGCTTGATGAGCAGTGGTATATGGGATGAGGAGTGTCTtaatggaggaggaggaagttGCCTTGATCCAACTCAGGACCAGTTTATCCCTAGCTAACTCAGGGTGCACAGAGCCATCATCTTGCACTTTGGGGGGGTCTGTTTTGTTCTTGACAATTGCAGCAAGGCCGTGCATCTCTAATACATCTTCAAATTGGGATTTCCAACTCAAGTAGTTGGTGCGATCCATAGGAACTGGAAACAGGGATGAGATGTTGAATGAGGTGGGCAAAGAAGGGGTTGAGAGTGAAGGTGAAGTGAGTTTTGACATTTCAGAGATCAGTTTTGACATATCAATATTGCTTGATTCTCCAGATTTGTGTGTGTTGGCCATTGGTTTGGGTAGGATCGATATTTTGAGGGTTAGCTCCAagttgctctgataccatataAGAAAAGAGAACTCAGGAAGGGAGAAGGGTGAGATGAGAGGAAAAGCAAGAGCAATTGGCACAATTCCGATGGTTATTCTCTGTATTACCAGTCAGTACAAATAATGGTACATGGGTTAGACTTTTGCAAGTCTATTTACAGAAACTTTAGAAATATAAGGTAAGTACAATCAATTGCATATATTACAGATTTAATTGATAACTAAATCTGGCTGACAGAGCGTTGTGCTTGTGATGAGGAGTCTTCTAAGGCTGATGGATTGGGGTCAGCTGAGTTCATGGGACTGATGGAAGGAAAGGAATCTGTTGGAACAGATTGGACGGGATCTGCTGGAGTGATATTCTCTTTAGTTGGAACAAAGAAATTCTTTTCGTTGGAACAAAGAAATTCTTTTCGAAGATGGATCTAGCTCGTCATATTGCAAAAATTCAGAGTGAGGTAATGAGTCATTACTCTGTGATCATTGCTGtgagttttgtgaaatttgTCTTCCCTTTtcatatgttttcttttatgaagGCATCTGTTGAGCACAATGCATGGGAACTCAAGCAATACATTGAGGAGTTTTACTGGGAATCCGGTAAGCGTGTGATGCTGCTGGGCAAAGCAAGGAAGGTGAGAAGCCTGTATTCCAACGAAGTATAATGCCGACAAAGCTTATGCATGATACATTCAtggcttttttctttccttctttatttTAGCTCGCGCATCTTGTTCCATTACACA
This window encodes:
- the LOC109946762 gene encoding uncharacterized protein LOC109946762, whose protein sequence is MANTHKSGESSNIDMSKLISEMSKLTSPSLSTPSLPTSFNISSLFPVPMDRTNYLSWKSQFEDVLEMHGLAAIVKNKTDPPKVQDDGSVHPELARDKLVLSWIKATSSSSIKTLLIPYTTAHQAWTMLAKRLSPLASTRVRILRDQIRTLRKDNNTTVTDYLNHAKSLFDSLTQAGATMDDDELISYVLDGLGLEYKELATTLHLHPDIDFDRFYDLALREEHLQKRMSLNVASGVAMAADRMPNEHISNSNMPGRNQNPYPGSGRGRGRGRNWNQGHSGRGFRRTDHWEPNQGPWAPDQASQPRDRQSATITSSPAILSDGRPPILPTPEGNSSNAHSLFHSNTQRSEVICFRCDKPGHIARFCPDRKPHAYMAENLATSSPSPVDMANLNWCFDLGATHHMTANATSLPNAQPYTGTDKIIVGNGNMLTITHVGNTTLPGLRKSLHFNEVLCVPAIRKN